One region of Collinsella aerofaciens ATCC 25986 genomic DNA includes:
- a CDS encoding NlpC/P60 family protein, with amino-acid sequence MAGPSEGGGMLEVVGAQRRDVLTAGDVAETERDALGNVSEGAGPLDEAGGPAATAKGRPSRPDAPEGGLGDKLSQPAGDRRAAAAMRSRVDAAKLAIAREAVSQLDDSEELEGASGMYDAGRASKKAAGRLRQRKAKKAARGSRKAATALGAPKGGARGPEAAGATAPAKHQAAQAAAQASGEAARAAGSKGAASAIAGAVSGAAPALLGAVAGIVAFVACALAVAQLLSALFGFWDDAASKQGLEGLPPYITYEMVEAALECQEEYGHPAGCTIAQIIQESGQGDRMSRLAERDHNLFGMKWWSGYAGCPEVAGKANWATSEEYVPGEHTQITASFIRFTGDAECIRFRSRVFLQAERYSGNALIREAIERHDSDRMAEGLKDAGWATDSSYVESLKSIMAQWGLYRLDSMTVEDLKDPAANGNAIVEAAYSQLGVPYVWGGSTPGKALDCSGLTQYCYAQAGIRISHYTGSQYEELRRIPLSEAKPGDILYRSGHVAIYIGDDRYIHEPRTGDVCRIASGIGSFSCALTAR; translated from the coding sequence ATGGCCGGCCCGAGCGAGGGCGGCGGGATGCTCGAGGTGGTCGGGGCGCAGCGCCGCGACGTGCTCACCGCGGGCGACGTCGCGGAGACCGAGCGCGACGCCCTGGGAAACGTCTCGGAGGGTGCCGGCCCGCTCGACGAGGCGGGAGGCCCCGCCGCAACGGCGAAGGGGCGCCCTTCCAGGCCCGACGCGCCGGAAGGCGGGCTCGGGGACAAATTGTCCCAACCAGCCGGCGACCGGCGCGCGGCGGCCGCGATGCGCTCGCGCGTCGATGCGGCGAAGCTGGCGATCGCCCGGGAGGCCGTCTCCCAGCTCGACGACTCGGAGGAGCTCGAGGGCGCCTCGGGCATGTACGACGCGGGGCGCGCGTCCAAGAAGGCCGCGGGAAGGCTGCGGCAGAGGAAGGCGAAGAAAGCCGCCCGGGGCAGCCGCAAGGCGGCGACCGCCCTCGGCGCCCCAAAGGGAGGCGCGCGCGGCCCCGAGGCAGCCGGCGCGACCGCCCCGGCCAAGCACCAGGCGGCCCAGGCGGCGGCGCAGGCGTCGGGCGAGGCGGCCCGCGCCGCGGGGTCGAAGGGCGCCGCCTCCGCGATCGCGGGCGCGGTCTCGGGCGCGGCGCCCGCCCTGCTCGGGGCGGTGGCCGGCATCGTGGCCTTCGTCGCGTGCGCGCTCGCCGTCGCGCAGCTGCTGAGCGCGCTGTTCGGCTTCTGGGACGACGCAGCCTCCAAGCAGGGCCTCGAGGGGCTGCCGCCCTACATCACCTACGAGATGGTCGAGGCGGCGCTCGAGTGCCAGGAGGAGTACGGGCACCCGGCGGGCTGCACCATCGCGCAGATCATCCAGGAGTCCGGCCAGGGCGACCGCATGAGCCGGCTCGCAGAGCGCGACCACAACCTCTTCGGCATGAAGTGGTGGTCGGGCTACGCGGGCTGCCCCGAGGTGGCCGGCAAGGCGAACTGGGCCACCAGCGAGGAGTACGTGCCCGGCGAGCACACCCAGATCACGGCGAGCTTCATCCGCTTCACCGGCGACGCCGAGTGCATCCGCTTCCGCAGCAGGGTCTTCCTGCAGGCGGAGCGCTACTCGGGCAACGCCCTCATCCGCGAGGCGATCGAGAGGCACGACTCGGACAGGATGGCCGAGGGGCTCAAGGACGCCGGCTGGGCGACCGACTCGTCCTACGTCGAGTCCCTGAAGTCGATCATGGCGCAATGGGGCCTCTACCGGCTCGACTCCATGACGGTCGAGGACCTGAAGGACCCGGCCGCGAACGGGAACGCGATCGTCGAGGCGGCGTACAGCCAGCTCGGCGTGCCCTACGTGTGGGGAGGCTCGACCCCCGGCAAGGCGCTCGACTGCAGCGGGCTCACGCAGTACTGCTACGCGCAGGCGGGCATCCGCATAAGCCACTACACGGGTTCCCAGTACGAGGAGCTCAGGCGCATACCGCTCTCGGAGGCGAAGCCCGGCGACATCCTCTACCGCTCGGGCCACGTGGCCATCTACATCGGCGACGACAGGTACATACACGAGCCGCGAAC
- a CDS encoding VirB4-like conjugal transfer ATPase, CD1110 family, with protein MSRARTNKENRPKRPSTLGLLLGGTGGRKDASKGAEAERQRRRRERDRSREMAAYVGYDAMYRDGIAQVMPGVFSQTLEFSDISYQSARKEARETAFTVMSSLFNYFPADSHVQLQVVNAPIPADEVGRKVFFEPGERATAGLAEEYNRILNDKMREGVSNLVRHRYLTYAVGADDVDAAVPKLARIRGDVEQTLARIRCSSRALDGAERLELLQGQLRPGSRFEFSWDKLSPTSGARTKDFVMPSTLDFKPEGRSDCFRSDGRYGAVLAVRSFGSVIEETYLASIIDLPLPLSVTLHVQPIAQSEALALVKRQIDWMDKEIIDEQMSAVKKGYDYQILPPELRFSKEEAEELLDFLRNKSERLFVYTGLVYTWAESLEELDRRVQQVTSVAQGCTIGLEPLHFRQRQALNSVLPLGDNHVTVSRYLTTGQVAMQMPFASQSLDEAGGGYYGQSKESGNLVLCDRKRLASPMGFVCGKPGSGKSFSVKREITNTVLAHPEDEVVIFDPAGEYGNLVGALGGANVELAPGCSAVLNPLDTADVADRADAAKLAYKTDAVLALSSALMAEGREGLPERDRSIIARCVGEAYRECAKHGRLPTLGDFHAALLAQPEPEAADIALRYERYVKGAFSFFNGQSNVALDNRITNIDMHGLGQNMRVFGMITALEMVRNRVMVTPPRPNYTWLYIDEVQSLFAHPTVVEYFARLWREGRKFGLICTGISQNTSHMLANAEARDMVLNSEFFLLHKQSTADLDAWAEMLQLSATERGYIGDAVKPGEGLLISAGIRVPITDDFPKGPLYDLWNTKPSEVAEREMRRAAREAEE; from the coding sequence ATGAGCCGAGCAAGAACCAACAAGGAGAATAGGCCGAAGCGCCCGAGCACCCTCGGGCTGCTCCTCGGCGGCACGGGCGGGCGCAAGGACGCCTCGAAGGGCGCGGAGGCCGAGCGCCAGAGGCGCCGCCGAGAGCGCGACCGCTCGCGCGAGATGGCCGCCTACGTCGGCTACGACGCCATGTACAGGGACGGCATCGCCCAGGTGATGCCAGGGGTGTTCAGCCAGACGCTCGAGTTCTCCGACATCAGCTACCAGTCCGCGCGCAAGGAGGCGCGCGAGACGGCCTTCACCGTGATGAGCTCGCTGTTCAACTACTTCCCGGCGGACTCCCACGTGCAGCTCCAGGTCGTGAACGCGCCCATCCCCGCAGACGAGGTAGGCCGCAAGGTCTTCTTCGAGCCCGGGGAGCGCGCCACCGCCGGGCTCGCCGAAGAGTACAACCGCATCCTCAACGACAAGATGCGCGAGGGCGTCTCGAACCTCGTGCGCCACCGCTACCTGACCTACGCCGTGGGCGCCGACGACGTCGACGCCGCGGTGCCCAAGCTCGCGCGCATCCGGGGCGACGTGGAGCAGACGCTCGCGCGCATACGCTGCTCGTCGCGCGCCCTCGACGGCGCCGAGAGGCTCGAGCTCTTGCAGGGGCAGCTGCGCCCGGGGTCGCGCTTCGAGTTCTCCTGGGACAAATTGTCCCCGACGTCGGGCGCGCGCACGAAGGACTTCGTCATGCCCTCCACGCTCGACTTCAAGCCCGAGGGCAGGTCCGACTGCTTCCGCAGCGACGGGCGCTACGGCGCGGTGCTCGCGGTGCGCAGCTTCGGGTCGGTCATCGAGGAGACCTACCTCGCCTCCATCATCGACCTGCCGCTGCCGCTCAGCGTGACGCTGCACGTGCAGCCCATCGCGCAGAGCGAGGCGCTCGCGCTCGTGAAGCGCCAGATCGACTGGATGGACAAGGAGATCATCGACGAGCAGATGAGCGCCGTGAAGAAGGGCTACGACTACCAGATCCTGCCGCCCGAGCTGCGCTTCTCGAAGGAGGAGGCCGAGGAGCTGCTCGACTTCCTGCGCAACAAGTCCGAGCGCCTGTTCGTCTACACGGGCCTCGTCTACACCTGGGCCGAAAGCCTCGAGGAGCTCGACCGCCGCGTCCAGCAGGTGACGAGCGTCGCGCAGGGCTGCACGATCGGCCTCGAGCCGCTCCACTTCCGGCAGCGCCAGGCTCTCAACTCGGTGCTCCCGCTCGGGGACAACCACGTCACCGTGAGCCGCTACCTCACCACGGGGCAGGTGGCCATGCAGATGCCCTTCGCGAGCCAGAGCCTCGACGAGGCGGGCGGAGGCTACTACGGGCAGTCAAAGGAGAGCGGGAACCTGGTGCTGTGCGACCGCAAGCGCCTGGCGAGCCCCATGGGCTTCGTGTGCGGCAAGCCCGGCTCGGGCAAGAGCTTCTCGGTGAAGCGCGAGATAACCAACACCGTGCTCGCGCACCCCGAGGACGAGGTCGTGATCTTCGACCCGGCCGGCGAGTACGGCAACCTCGTCGGCGCGCTCGGCGGCGCGAACGTCGAGCTCGCCCCGGGATGCTCGGCGGTGCTCAACCCCCTCGACACCGCCGACGTCGCGGACCGCGCCGACGCCGCCAAGCTCGCGTACAAGACCGACGCGGTGCTCGCGCTCTCGAGCGCGCTCATGGCCGAGGGCCGCGAGGGCCTGCCGGAGCGCGACCGCTCGATCATCGCCCGCTGCGTCGGCGAGGCGTACCGGGAATGCGCGAAGCACGGCCGCCTGCCCACGCTCGGCGACTTCCACGCGGCGCTGCTCGCGCAGCCCGAGCCCGAGGCCGCCGACATCGCGCTGCGCTACGAGCGCTACGTGAAGGGCGCGTTCTCCTTCTTCAACGGCCAGAGCAACGTGGCGCTCGACAACCGCATCACCAACATCGACATGCACGGCCTCGGCCAGAACATGCGCGTGTTCGGCATGATCACGGCGCTCGAGATGGTGCGCAACCGCGTGATGGTCACGCCGCCGCGCCCCAACTACACCTGGCTCTACATCGACGAGGTGCAGAGCCTCTTCGCGCACCCGACGGTGGTCGAGTACTTCGCCCGCCTGTGGCGCGAGGGGCGCAAGTTCGGCCTCATCTGCACCGGCATCAGCCAGAACACGAGCCACATGCTGGCCAACGCCGAGGCCCGCGACATGGTGCTCAACTCCGAGTTCTTCCTGCTGCACAAGCAGTCCACCGCCGACCTCGACGCATGGGCGGAGATGCTCCAGCTCTCCGCCACGGAGCGCGGCTACATCGGCGACGCCGTCAAGCCCGGCGAGGGCCTGCTCATCAGCGCCGGGATCCGCGTGCCCATCACCGACGACTTCCCTAAAGGCCCGCTCTACGACCTGTGGAACACCAAGCCCTCCGAGGTCGCCGAGCGCGAGATGCGCCGGGCGGCGCGAGAGGCGGAGGAATAG
- a CDS encoding PrgI family protein: MALRIPVQKDIGEYEEKIVGKMSLRTLVCVSLGFGSAVGAAAFVHLGLHADVADAAFPIMLCSMPFWLAGFWRPFGMRAEELLPLLAAHELSPQLLAYEPCLAGSLPEGSPRPGRPGRRARRRARKKGAELYEPSKNQQGE, encoded by the coding sequence ATGGCGCTACGGATACCGGTGCAGAAGGACATCGGCGAGTACGAGGAGAAGATCGTCGGGAAGATGAGCCTGCGCACGCTCGTCTGCGTGTCGCTCGGCTTCGGCAGCGCCGTCGGGGCGGCGGCCTTCGTCCACCTTGGCCTGCACGCCGACGTCGCGGACGCGGCCTTCCCGATCATGCTCTGCAGCATGCCGTTCTGGCTCGCCGGGTTCTGGCGGCCCTTCGGCATGCGCGCCGAGGAGCTGCTGCCGCTCCTGGCGGCCCACGAGCTCTCCCCGCAGCTGCTCGCGTACGAGCCCTGCCTCGCCGGGAGCCTCCCCGAGGGCTCGCCGCGCCCGGGCCGCCCGGGGCGGCGCGCGAGGCGCAGGGCCAGGAAGAAAGGAGCCGAGCTCTATGAGCCGAGCAAGAACCAACAAGGAGAATAG
- a CDS encoding VirD4-like conjugal transfer protein, CD1115 family, translating into MRWQAAAALAAAAFAMGDAAAAAIAASGANPILDPEAAMAAIPAALRAGHVFSTEALPLCAGTACACAALVAWARSMGSKGARRDGEEHGSSRWATRKDIAPFGDAKDPDNNIILTDNARIRLVSRRFDLSTDTNDNVLVVGGPGTGKTRYYVKPNLLQANASFFVTDPKGTLIREMGGALAELGYEIRAFDTIDFTRSMRFNPIAYISDEAGVIRFARGIVANTEGEADHKGDPYWEKAERLVYTALTAYLVMHCEPADRNLDGLLTLLSLADARDDPGYMSPLDMVFRELETGERYVRRGGAAAEGGGSLRGFSEEDGAWEWVKVREPAPPDDFALASYREFRVAAGDTMKSMLSSCNVRLKPLSIRAVRDLTSKDELDLAHMGDEGAKVALFASMSDTDSTFDFLFALLMDTAVSALCAEALEAHGGSLPTTVHFVFDEFANIGRIPDFERTIAVTRSRNIAVSMIAQSLSQLKETYGDNNAETIVNACDTLLYLGGKANETNEEISKMAGKQTVASETQSDSRGAGWTRTVNRGISERDLIQPAEVARMPREDALVLVNGCMPLMDRKYRLERHPRSSLLEEAARRGPFDFAEYRRRKDGAS; encoded by the coding sequence ATGAGGTGGCAGGCGGCGGCCGCGCTGGCCGCAGCCGCGTTCGCCATGGGAGACGCAGCGGCCGCGGCAATAGCGGCGTCGGGCGCGAACCCGATCCTCGACCCGGAGGCCGCCATGGCGGCGATCCCGGCAGCGCTCCGCGCGGGACACGTCTTCTCAACGGAGGCGCTTCCCCTGTGCGCGGGGACCGCCTGCGCGTGCGCGGCGCTCGTCGCCTGGGCGCGCTCCATGGGATCCAAGGGCGCCCGGCGCGACGGCGAGGAGCACGGTAGCTCCAGGTGGGCCACGCGCAAGGACATCGCGCCCTTCGGCGATGCCAAGGATCCCGACAACAACATCATCCTCACCGACAACGCGCGCATCCGCCTCGTGAGCCGCAGGTTCGACCTCTCCACCGACACCAACGACAACGTGCTCGTGGTGGGCGGCCCGGGCACCGGCAAGACGCGCTACTACGTCAAGCCGAACCTCCTGCAGGCCAACGCCAGCTTCTTCGTGACCGACCCGAAGGGCACGCTCATCCGCGAGATGGGCGGCGCGCTGGCGGAGCTCGGCTACGAGATCCGCGCGTTCGACACCATCGACTTCACGCGCTCCATGCGCTTCAACCCCATAGCCTACATAAGCGACGAGGCGGGAGTCATCCGCTTCGCCCGCGGCATCGTCGCCAACACCGAGGGCGAGGCCGACCACAAGGGCGACCCCTACTGGGAGAAGGCCGAGCGCCTGGTCTACACCGCGCTCACGGCCTACCTCGTCATGCACTGCGAGCCCGCCGACCGGAACCTCGACGGGCTGCTCACGCTGCTCTCGCTCGCCGACGCCCGCGACGACCCGGGCTACATGAGCCCGCTCGACATGGTGTTCCGCGAGCTGGAGACCGGCGAGCGCTACGTCAGGCGCGGCGGCGCGGCGGCAGAGGGCGGCGGGTCGCTGCGCGGCTTTTCCGAGGAGGACGGCGCCTGGGAGTGGGTCAAGGTCCGCGAGCCCGCGCCCCCCGACGACTTCGCGCTCGCGAGCTACCGCGAGTTCCGCGTGGCCGCCGGCGACACCATGAAGTCGATGCTCTCGAGCTGCAACGTCCGCCTGAAGCCGCTTTCCATCCGCGCCGTGCGCGACCTCACCTCCAAAGACGAGCTCGACCTCGCCCACATGGGCGACGAGGGCGCGAAGGTCGCGCTCTTCGCGTCTATGAGCGACACCGACTCGACCTTCGACTTCCTGTTCGCCCTGCTCATGGACACAGCCGTGAGCGCGCTTTGCGCCGAGGCGCTCGAGGCGCACGGCGGCTCGCTGCCCACGACGGTGCACTTCGTCTTCGACGAGTTCGCCAACATCGGGCGCATACCAGACTTCGAGCGGACCATCGCCGTCACCCGCAGCAGGAACATCGCCGTCTCGATGATCGCCCAGTCGCTCTCGCAGCTGAAGGAGACCTACGGCGACAACAACGCCGAGACCATCGTGAACGCCTGCGACACGCTGCTCTACCTGGGCGGCAAGGCGAACGAGACCAACGAGGAGATCAGCAAGATGGCCGGCAAGCAGACGGTGGCGAGCGAGACGCAGAGCGACTCGCGGGGCGCCGGCTGGACCCGGACCGTGAACCGCGGCATCTCCGAGCGCGACCTCATACAGCCCGCCGAGGTGGCGCGCATGCCGCGCGAGGACGCGCTCGTGCTCGTGAACGGGTGCATGCCGCTCATGGACCGGAAGTACCGGCTCGAGCGCCACCCGCGCTCGAGCCTGCTCGAGGAGGCCGCGCGCCGCGGCCCGTTCGACTTCGCGGAGTACCGCAGGCGGAAGGACGGCGCCTCGTGA
- a CDS encoding ATP-binding protein, which yields MDRAGLITLEQARAAGLSFDEPEPRACPHCGAALDPLGAALAGKVAWVSAAPCPCEGAASEREAEARRRAALAAKEEAVRREKALSRAGIPRRYWAAEADRPELAEYIASFAGNGGAGLYIHGGVGAGKTHAASAVARLFAEAGYEVAFTTAKGMLERVKATFDEGGTEAAVARYAKCDVLVLDDLGKEDATEWSVGTVFSVLDARYEDMRPTIVTSNYAPGALADRLARRGERVTAEAIASRISQTCRPVYLGGRDRRRLG from the coding sequence ATGGACCGAGCGGGACTCATCACCCTGGAGCAGGCCCGGGCCGCCGGGCTCTCCTTCGACGAGCCGGAGCCGAGGGCGTGCCCGCACTGCGGCGCCGCCCTCGATCCGCTCGGCGCGGCGCTGGCGGGAAAGGTCGCCTGGGTCTCCGCCGCCCCCTGTCCGTGCGAGGGCGCAGCCAGCGAGCGGGAGGCCGAGGCGCGAAGGCGCGCGGCCCTCGCCGCCAAGGAGGAGGCGGTCCGTCGGGAGAAGGCGCTCTCGCGCGCGGGCATCCCCAGGCGCTACTGGGCCGCCGAGGCCGACCGCCCGGAGCTCGCCGAGTACATCGCCTCGTTCGCAGGCAACGGGGGCGCCGGGCTCTACATACACGGGGGCGTCGGCGCCGGCAAGACGCACGCCGCCTCCGCCGTGGCCAGGCTGTTCGCCGAGGCGGGCTACGAGGTCGCCTTCACGACCGCCAAGGGGATGCTCGAGCGCGTGAAGGCGACGTTCGACGAGGGCGGCACCGAGGCCGCCGTCGCGCGGTACGCCAAGTGCGACGTCCTCGTGCTCGACGACCTCGGCAAGGAGGACGCGACGGAATGGTCCGTCGGCACCGTGTTCAGCGTGCTCGACGCGCGCTACGAGGACATGCGCCCGACCATCGTCACGTCGAACTACGCGCCCGGCGCGCTGGCGGACAGGCTCGCAAGGCGCGGCGAGCGCGTAACGGCAGAGGCGATCGCGAGCAGGATCTCCCAGACCTGCAGGCCCGTCTACCTGGGCGGAAGGGACAGGCGCCGGCTCGGCTAG
- a CDS encoding helix-turn-helix transcriptional regulator — translation MTKSISRSQVRLITSTNAIFGADEACAMLRISRDAMYRLAKDPDDPFPIRYIGGKTRDGIVLHDELVAWVERNSVVGSPRRG, via the coding sequence ATGACCAAGAGCATTAGCAGGAGCCAGGTGAGGCTCATAACATCGACCAACGCGATATTCGGCGCAGACGAGGCGTGCGCGATGCTGCGCATCAGCCGCGACGCCATGTACCGGCTCGCCAAGGACCCCGACGACCCGTTCCCGATCCGCTACATCGGCGGCAAGACGCGCGACGGCATCGTGCTGCACGACGAGCTCGTCGCGTGGGTCGAGCGGAACAGCGTCGTCGGCTCGCCCAGAAGGGGCTAG
- a CDS encoding helix-turn-helix domain-containing protein, whose translation MARTAECAAPEGDRARDEWMTVIEMQEYMRASRNKAYDLIWSGEVDSYRLGRKLLVSRASVDAYIESRSGRK comes from the coding sequence ATGGCACGCACAGCCGAATGCGCCGCGCCCGAGGGCGACCGGGCCCGCGACGAGTGGATGACGGTGATCGAGATGCAGGAGTACATGAGGGCGAGCCGAAACAAGGCATACGACCTCATCTGGTCGGGCGAGGTCGACTCGTACAGGCTCGGAAGGAAGCTCCTGGTTTCGAGGGCGTCCGTGGACGCCTACATCGAGTCGAGGAGCGGCAGGAAATGA
- a CDS encoding DUF3800 domain-containing protein, with amino-acid sequence MRELSIFVDESGSDGLSDRHYLLTVVMHDQSENIANSIAAYEGALRAKGLPDIPFHASPLMNGKDQYSGLDLRTRKMMLGSFRVFFRHMPVKYHTFAYATKQFASLDKLAGAMRRDIVNFLFDNLAELQSYDMVKVYYDNGQRSIAESLHRAIEYALSKDAVVYRSAQPSEYRLSQAADYICTMELTAIKYAEHTATATDEKFFGKWSDFKKGILKETRKKLV; translated from the coding sequence ATGCGAGAACTCAGCATCTTCGTCGACGAGTCGGGAAGCGACGGCCTCTCCGACCGCCACTACCTGCTCACCGTCGTCATGCACGACCAATCCGAAAACATCGCGAATTCGATCGCGGCATATGAGGGCGCCCTTCGCGCCAAGGGGCTCCCGGACATACCCTTTCATGCGTCGCCGCTCATGAACGGCAAGGACCAGTACTCGGGGCTCGACCTGAGGACGCGCAAGATGATGCTCGGCTCGTTCCGCGTCTTCTTCCGCCACATGCCCGTGAAGTACCACACCTTCGCATACGCGACCAAGCAGTTCGCCTCGCTCGACAAGCTCGCGGGGGCGATGCGAAGGGATATCGTGAACTTCCTGTTCGACAACCTCGCGGAGCTGCAATCCTACGATATGGTCAAGGTCTACTACGACAACGGCCAGCGCTCCATCGCCGAGTCGCTGCACCGCGCAATCGAGTACGCGCTGTCGAAGGACGCCGTCGTCTACCGATCGGCGCAGCCCTCCGAGTACCGGCTTTCGCAGGCGGCGGACTACATCTGCACCATGGAACTCACGGCAATCAAATACGCGGAGCACACCGCCACCGCGACGGACGAGAAGTTCTTCGGCAAGTGGTCCGATTTCAAGAAGGGCATACTGAAGGAGACGCGCAAAAAGCTCGTCTAG
- a CDS encoding sensor histidine kinase: MPLSFVIARYFAYAFAAVATAWLAAFMALSAAIDAGFVYEASWGPANAREVAEGLARDGVCGQQDVPTAYRYLILNKDGYVLMTDLEGTRLEDATEMARAALAADPGTVEIEGGGSGLTYAAFPLKGGGACALVSEYLPQWVSRDLAGLLPNPQNLMLVGAAAGSALALALVARRASRVISRKMAPLAEAAGRVGAGDLDFAVGSTNVREVNDVLAAMDAMRASLAESLEARWAAERGQREQVASLAHDLKTPLTVLRANADFVAEELEDEKDADLAAAARDIAGSVERLDGYVRLLIEASRGSGGAERAPMRPAELCEQVLAEAAQITRARGVTLDATTGPAVAGAPEAPLDRTALARAAANLVANAAEHARSRVAVSCDVEGGHLVIEVADDGPGFSPAALERGCERLFTDDSSRSSRDGGRHYGLGLHAASEAASAHGGSVSLANSPSGGAVATIAVPLCGA; this comes from the coding sequence ATGCCGCTCTCCTTCGTCATCGCGCGCTACTTCGCCTACGCGTTCGCGGCGGTCGCCACGGCGTGGCTCGCCGCGTTCATGGCGCTCTCCGCGGCGATCGACGCGGGCTTCGTCTACGAGGCAAGCTGGGGGCCGGCCAATGCGCGCGAGGTCGCGGAGGGCCTGGCACGCGACGGCGTCTGCGGGCAGCAGGACGTGCCGACGGCGTACCGCTACCTCATCCTGAATAAGGACGGATACGTGCTGATGACAGACCTCGAGGGCACGCGGCTCGAGGACGCGACGGAAATGGCCCGTGCGGCACTCGCCGCGGATCCGGGCACAGTGGAGATCGAGGGCGGGGGCTCGGGCCTCACCTACGCCGCGTTCCCGCTCAAGGGCGGCGGGGCCTGCGCACTCGTCAGCGAGTACCTGCCGCAGTGGGTCTCGCGCGACCTCGCCGGCCTGCTTCCCAACCCGCAGAACCTCATGCTCGTCGGCGCCGCTGCGGGAAGCGCGCTCGCGCTCGCGCTCGTGGCGCGCCGCGCGAGCCGCGTGATCTCGCGCAAGATGGCGCCGCTCGCGGAGGCAGCGGGGCGCGTCGGCGCGGGGGATCTCGACTTCGCGGTCGGCAGCACCAACGTGCGCGAGGTGAACGACGTCCTCGCCGCGATGGACGCCATGCGGGCCTCCCTCGCCGAGTCGCTCGAGGCCCGCTGGGCCGCGGAGCGGGGGCAGCGCGAGCAGGTGGCGTCGCTCGCCCACGACCTCAAGACGCCGCTCACCGTGCTGCGCGCCAACGCCGACTTCGTGGCAGAGGAGCTGGAAGACGAGAAAGACGCCGACCTCGCGGCCGCCGCGCGCGACATAGCCGGCAGTGTCGAAAGGCTCGACGGCTACGTGCGCCTGCTCATCGAGGCCTCGCGCGGGTCCGGCGGGGCGGAGAGGGCCCCCATGCGGCCGGCCGAGCTCTGCGAGCAGGTCCTCGCCGAGGCCGCCCAGATCACCCGGGCGCGAGGCGTGACGCTCGACGCGACCACGGGCCCTGCTGTCGCGGGCGCGCCCGAGGCCCCGCTCGACCGAACCGCCCTGGCGCGAGCCGCCGCGAACCTCGTGGCCAACGCCGCCGAGCACGCGCGCTCGCGCGTGGCGGTCTCCTGCGACGTCGAGGGCGGCCACCTCGTCATCGAGGTGGCCGACGACGGACCGGGCTTCTCTCCCGCCGCCCTCGAACGCGGCTGCGAGCGCCTCTTCACAGACGACTCCTCCCGCTCCTCGCGCGACGGAGGCCGCCACTACGGGCTCGGCCTCCACGCCGCCTCCGAGGCCGCGAGCGCCCACGGGGGCTCCGTCTCGCTCGCCAACAGCCCCTCGGGCGGCGCGGTGGCCACCATCGCGGTCCCCCTGTGCGGGGCCTGA
- a CDS encoding response regulator transcription factor, with translation MARILAVDDERAILDALARVLGRDGHEVVKAADPTAVPGTDLSRFDLVLCDVMMPGLDGFELVRQIRPDFDGPIIFLTARVAEEDAVAGYGLGADDYVRKPFGAAELRAKVAAHLRRERRPRSHALSFGEVRIDLGARGLAVGDEAVPLTPTEYAICEYLARHPGQVMSRAQIREAVLGWESDADDAAISMQVSRARRKLSEAGADPIATVWGMGYKWQL, from the coding sequence ATGGCGAGGATACTGGCAGTGGATGATGAGCGGGCGATCCTCGACGCGCTCGCGCGCGTCCTCGGCCGCGACGGCCACGAGGTCGTCAAGGCAGCGGACCCGACGGCGGTCCCGGGGACGGACCTCTCGCGCTTCGACCTCGTGCTCTGCGACGTCATGATGCCGGGGCTCGACGGCTTCGAGCTCGTGCGGCAGATCCGCCCGGACTTCGACGGGCCCATCATCTTCCTGACCGCGCGCGTGGCCGAGGAGGACGCCGTGGCCGGCTACGGCCTGGGCGCCGACGACTACGTCCGCAAGCCCTTCGGGGCCGCGGAGCTGCGCGCCAAGGTCGCGGCCCATCTACGCCGTGAGCGCCGGCCGCGCTCGCACGCCCTCTCCTTCGGGGAGGTGCGGATCGACCTCGGGGCGCGCGGCCTCGCCGTGGGCGACGAGGCCGTGCCGCTCACGCCCACCGAGTACGCCATCTGCGAGTACCTCGCCCGCCACCCCGGGCAGGTCATGAGCCGCGCACAGATACGCGAGGCGGTGCTCGGCTGGGAGAGCGACGCCGACGACGCGGCCATATCCATGCAGGTCAGCCGCGCCCGGAGGAAACTCTCCGAGGCCGGCGCCGATCCGATCGCGACCGTCTGGGGGATGGGGTACAAGTGGCAGCTCTGA